One window of Triticum dicoccoides isolate Atlit2015 ecotype Zavitan chromosome 5A, WEW_v2.0, whole genome shotgun sequence genomic DNA carries:
- the LOC119297640 gene encoding uncharacterized protein LOC119297640, with translation MASSSSPTEPRCMSSSICNPVTCKCAPLRTPRNQLNYYYQIVGFYRHQPSGEYRVLWVSCPTYNTNHRTFYCVMSVGSNYIRQIGQGCVPPLREQLPGSSGYPPIDHHGSLHWTIVRYDRCDAGYIMVFKTADETFRLMCCPPQLPSQQLLLEIDGTLALCGISSDRVTIDIWVVQAYDAEAWSFKHRINLSGMDESPFVDLKVPRMAVLSDGELLIQFAPTHVVRYDIDGRFVEYVKSEEDQDKNLWLTRHRLQESLIPLPLSNEMQEGGAASVEPPFFIGL, from the coding sequence ATGGCCTCCTCATCGTCTCCCACGGAGCCACGGTGCATGAGTTCTTCAATCTGCAACCCGGTCACCTGCAAGTGTGCTCCCCTACGGACGCCTCGGAATCAACTGAACTATTACTACCAGATTGTCGGCTTCTATCGGCACCAACCATCCGGAGAGTACCGAGTCCTTTGGGTCTCTTGTCCGACATACAACACAAATCACAGAACTTTTTACTGCGTCATGTCGGTGGGATCCAATTATATAAGACAAATCGGACAAGGATGCGTCCCGCCGTTACGTGAGCAGCTTCCCGGTTCGTCTGGCTATCCGCCAATCGACCACCATGGCAGCTTGCACTGGACAATTGTAAGATACGACCGCTGTGATGCCGGCTACATAATGGTGTTCAAGACAGCAGATGAAACATTTCGGTTGATGTGTTGTCCTCCCCAGTTGCCCTCACAACAATTGCTGTTGGAGATAGATGGCACTCTTGCTTTGTGTGGCATCAGCAGTGATAGAGTCACCATAGATATTTGGGTGGTACAAGCCTATGATGCTGAAGCCTGGTCCTTCAAGCATCGGATTAatttatcagggatggatgaatCACCATTTGTTGACTTGAAGGTTCCTAGAATGGCTGTGCTCAGTGATGGTGAGCTGCTGATCCAGTTTGCTCCTACGCATGTGGTTCGCTATGACATCGATGGCAGATTTGTAGAATATGTGAAAAGCGAAGAGGACCAAGACAAGAACTTGTGGCTTACCAGGCATCGCCTCCAGGAGAGCCTTATTCCCCTTCCATTATCCAACGAGATGCAAGAAGGAGGTGCTGCAAGTGTGGAGCCTCCATTCTTCATAGGGCTATAG